Proteins encoded by one window of Glycine soja cultivar W05 chromosome 15, ASM419377v2, whole genome shotgun sequence:
- the LOC114386704 gene encoding desmoplakin-like, translating into MASGTVKPSSRYRSYDSRSSTSSHFSDPSSSHEFNNLKTKTSSSSSRALVKAKPSNTAKVDPTFTTMVKKFMDRKPKSSSSAAATATRLIIPSDFLAKDLKKDAKKVAGFSALQKKLFGKGASEKKEKVKALTEVKNNTRTLAMVLRSERELLSINKEQEQQVSQLKQMLEDKNKEVEKLKDLCLKQREEIKSLKSAILFPDVMNSQLQELLEKQGSELKQAKQVIPALQQQVSSLTGQLQSLAEDLAEVKADKYSAKAGLPGYGSSPRTPTHAREDASNFWEFSSDDQSDDLLLNDLNPCLTPCAVKSRSREFEGRGSGSMHDESLSDEDDAKVYPGMKFSSHDRKFSKSSDCCHNSSKISVATKAGRRSDESKLAYGGRMNHKFA; encoded by the exons ATGGCGTCCGGTACTGTGAAACCTTCTTCTCGGTACCGTTCCTACGATTCACGCTCCTCCACTTCCTCTCATTTCTCCGACCCTTCCTCCTCCCATGAATTCAACAATCTCAAAACCaaaacctcttcttcttcttctcgcgCTCTCGTCAAGGCCAAACCCTCAAACACCGCCAAGGTGGACCCCACCTTCACCACCATGGTCAAGAAGTTCATGGACAGGAAACCCAAATCCTCCTCCTCGGCCGCCGCCACCGCCACCAGGTTGATTATTCCCTCCGATTTTCTCGCGAAGGATTTGAAGAAGGACGCGAAGAAAGTGGCGGGGTTCTCCGCGCTGCAGAAGAAGCTCTTCGGAAAGGGCGCTTccgagaagaaggagaaggtgAAGGCCTTGACCGAGGTGAAGAACAACACCAGGACATTGGCCATGGTGCTCAGGAGCGAGAGGGAGCTTCTCAGCATCAACAAAGAGCAGGAGCAGCAGGTTTCTCAGCTCAAGCAAATGCTTGAGGACAAGAacaaagag GTGGAGAAGTTGAAGGATTTGTGTTTGAAGCAAAGGGAAGAGATCAAATCGTTGAAGAGTGCGATACTGTTCCCTGATGTTATGAATTCTCAGCTTCAAGAGCTTCTAGAGAAGCAAGGTTCGGAGCTGAAGCAGGCAAAACAGGTTATTCCAGCTCTGCAGCAGCAGGTTTCTTCTCTCACTGGCCAGCTTCAAAGCCTTGCGGAGGACCTTGCTGAG GTCAAGGCTGATAAGTATTCAGCAAAAGCAGGTCTTCCAGGTTATGGAAGTTCTCCAAGAACACCAACACATGCCCGGGAAGATGCTTCTAACTTTTGG GAATTCAGCTCTGATGACCAATCTGACGACCTATTACTGAATGATCTAAATCCATGCTTAACCCCCTGCGCTGTTAAATCAAGATCAAGG GAATTTGAGGGTAGGGGCTCTGGCTCTATGCATGATGAAAGCTTATCTGATGAGGATGATGCTAAAGTCTATCCTGGGATGAAGTTTAGCTCTCATGATCGCAAGTTTTCCAAAAGTTCCGACTGTTGCCATAACTCAAGCAAAATAAGCGTGGCAACCAAAGCAGGTCGAAGATCTGATGAGAGCAAATTGGCCTATGGAGGTAGAATGA